A single genomic interval of Spinacia oleracea cultivar Varoflay chromosome 6, BTI_SOV_V1, whole genome shotgun sequence harbors:
- the LOC110774709 gene encoding magnesium/proton exchanger isoform X2: MTMPRHNGTHFLDVALAHEKCKDYFLFRSEIYLGDGMRTTLYFMGIAYCFIGLSAITDRFFRSMENVVKQTRKVVVIDPLTKVETVKYEKVWNYTIADIALLAFGTSFPQISLATIDAIRNLGSLYAGGLGPGTLVGSAAFDLFPIHAVCVVVPKAGELKKISDIGVWLVELFWSFWAYIWLYIILKVWTPNVVTLLESILTVLQFGLLLLNAYAQDMRWPYLSLPFSRSERPEEWVPEEVSPRKNESLREDSFDFSQVADYEDRNIVDIFSIHADNEAGPSYQSLPPDEVAESIAEQALRSVKADDVSFLSLWKQQFVDAVMFEHKKLEGIFLRSVRFTWYLLLLPWRVMFAFVPPYRIAHGWIAFICSLLFISGIAYIVTKFTDMISCVTGINPYVIAFTVLAAGTSWPDLVASKIAAERQTTADSAIANITCSNSVNIYVGIGIPWLINTTYNYFAYHEPLRIESAEGLSFSLLVYFCTSVGCISVLVLRRLVFGAELGGPRLWAWISCGFFMFLWLIFVTLSSLKVSGLL; the protein is encoded by the exons ATGACCATGCCTCGCCACAATGGCACACATTTTCTAGATGTGGCTTTGGCCCATGAGAAATGCAAAGACTACTTTCTTTTTAGAAGTGAAATATATCTAGGAGATGGAATGCGAACAACCTTGTACTTTATGGGTATAGCTTATTGTTTCATTGGATTATCAGCCATTACAGACAGATTTTTTCGCTCCATGGAGAATGTAGTTAAGCAAACTCGTAAAGTGGTCGTAATTGATCCTCTCACTAAGGTTGAAACTGTTAAGTATGAGAAGGTGTGGAATTATACAATTGCAGACATCGCTCTTCTGGCTTTTGGTACCAGTTTCCCCCAAATATCTTTAGCTACCATTGACGCTATAAGGAATCTTGGAAGCCTTTATGCTGGAG GCTTGGGTCCTGGAACTCTGGTAGGTTCTGCTGCATTCGACCTATTCCCAATCCATGCTGTTTGTGTGGTCGTCCCGAAAGCTGGAGAACTGAAAAAGATATCTGATATAGGAGTCTGGTTGGTTGAGTTATTTTGGTCCTTTTGGGCTTACATATGGTTATACATAATCCTGAAG GTTTGGACTCCCAATGTAGTTACTCTATTGGAGTCAATCTTGACAGTGTTGCAATTTGGCTTACTGCTATTAAATGCATATGCTCAGGACATGCGCTGGCCTTACCTATCTCTTCCTTT CTCAAGATCTGAGAGGCCTGAGGAGTGGGTCCCTGAAGAGGTGTCACCACGTAAAAATGAAAGCCTCAGAGAAGACTCTTTTGATTTTTCTCAAGTTGCTGACTATGAAGACAGAAATATTGTTGACATCTTTTCCATTCACGCAGACAATGAGGCAG GTCCTTCATATCAATCCCTGCCTCCAGATGAAGTGGCCGAGTCAATCGCTGAACAAGCTCTGAGAAGCGTAAAAGCAGACGATGTTAGTTTCCTGTCACTTTGGAAGCAACAGTTCGTGGATGCGGTCATG TTTGAACATAAAAAGTTGGAGGGTATCTTTCTAAGGTCGGTTAGATTTACCTGGTATTTGCTTCTCCTTCCATGGAGGGTTATGTTTGCCTTTGTGCCTCCTTACCGTATTGCTCATGGATGGATAGCCTTCATCTGTTCTCTACTATTCATTAGTGGAATAGCTTACATAGTAACAAAGTTCACAGATATGATAAGCTGCGTGACAG GAATAAATCCTTATGTTATTGCCTTTACGGTGTTGGCCGCGGGAACCTCTTGGCCAGATTTAGTGGCCAGCAAGATCGCTGCCGAGCGTCAGACAACAGCTGACTCTGCTATTGCAAATATCACCTGCag CAATTCCGTGAATATATATGTGGGCATTGGCATCCCTTGGCTAATTAACACAACGTATAATTACTTTGCGTACCATGAACCATTGAGGATCGAAAGTGCCGAGGGGCTTAGTTTTTCATTGCTTGTCTATTTCTGCACTTCAGTAGGTTGTATTTCAGTTCTGGTATTGAGGCGTCTTGTGTTTGGTGCTGAGCTTGGCGGACCTAGGCTTTGGGCATGGATTTCTTGTGGGTTTTTCATGTTTCTATGGCTTATTTTTGTTACTCTATCCTCCCTCAAAGTCTCCGGCCTCCTGTAA
- the LOC110774709 gene encoding magnesium/proton exchanger isoform X1: MTMPRHNGTHFLDVALAHEKCKDYFLFRSEIYLGDGMRTTLYFMGIAYCFIGLSAITDRFFRSMENVVKQTRKVVVIDPLTKVETVKYEKVWNYTIADIALLAFGTSFPQISLATIDAIRNLGSLYAGGLGPGTLVGSAAFDLFPIHAVCVVVPKAGELKKISDIGVWLVELFWSFWAYIWLYIILKVWTPNVVTLLESILTVLQFGLLLLNAYAQDMRWPYLSLPFSRSERPEEWVPEEVSPRKNESLREDSFDFSQVADYEDRNIVDIFSIHADNEAVQLSGPSYQSLPPDEVAESIAEQALRSVKADDVSFLSLWKQQFVDAVMFEHKKLEGIFLRSVRFTWYLLLLPWRVMFAFVPPYRIAHGWIAFICSLLFISGIAYIVTKFTDMISCVTGINPYVIAFTVLAAGTSWPDLVASKIAAERQTTADSAIANITCSNSVNIYVGIGIPWLINTTYNYFAYHEPLRIESAEGLSFSLLVYFCTSVGCISVLVLRRLVFGAELGGPRLWAWISCGFFMFLWLIFVTLSSLKVSGLL, encoded by the exons ATGACCATGCCTCGCCACAATGGCACACATTTTCTAGATGTGGCTTTGGCCCATGAGAAATGCAAAGACTACTTTCTTTTTAGAAGTGAAATATATCTAGGAGATGGAATGCGAACAACCTTGTACTTTATGGGTATAGCTTATTGTTTCATTGGATTATCAGCCATTACAGACAGATTTTTTCGCTCCATGGAGAATGTAGTTAAGCAAACTCGTAAAGTGGTCGTAATTGATCCTCTCACTAAGGTTGAAACTGTTAAGTATGAGAAGGTGTGGAATTATACAATTGCAGACATCGCTCTTCTGGCTTTTGGTACCAGTTTCCCCCAAATATCTTTAGCTACCATTGACGCTATAAGGAATCTTGGAAGCCTTTATGCTGGAG GCTTGGGTCCTGGAACTCTGGTAGGTTCTGCTGCATTCGACCTATTCCCAATCCATGCTGTTTGTGTGGTCGTCCCGAAAGCTGGAGAACTGAAAAAGATATCTGATATAGGAGTCTGGTTGGTTGAGTTATTTTGGTCCTTTTGGGCTTACATATGGTTATACATAATCCTGAAG GTTTGGACTCCCAATGTAGTTACTCTATTGGAGTCAATCTTGACAGTGTTGCAATTTGGCTTACTGCTATTAAATGCATATGCTCAGGACATGCGCTGGCCTTACCTATCTCTTCCTTT CTCAAGATCTGAGAGGCCTGAGGAGTGGGTCCCTGAAGAGGTGTCACCACGTAAAAATGAAAGCCTCAGAGAAGACTCTTTTGATTTTTCTCAAGTTGCTGACTATGAAGACAGAAATATTGTTGACATCTTTTCCATTCACGCAGACAATGAGGCAG TACAACTTTCAGGTCCTTCATATCAATCCCTGCCTCCAGATGAAGTGGCCGAGTCAATCGCTGAACAAGCTCTGAGAAGCGTAAAAGCAGACGATGTTAGTTTCCTGTCACTTTGGAAGCAACAGTTCGTGGATGCGGTCATG TTTGAACATAAAAAGTTGGAGGGTATCTTTCTAAGGTCGGTTAGATTTACCTGGTATTTGCTTCTCCTTCCATGGAGGGTTATGTTTGCCTTTGTGCCTCCTTACCGTATTGCTCATGGATGGATAGCCTTCATCTGTTCTCTACTATTCATTAGTGGAATAGCTTACATAGTAACAAAGTTCACAGATATGATAAGCTGCGTGACAG GAATAAATCCTTATGTTATTGCCTTTACGGTGTTGGCCGCGGGAACCTCTTGGCCAGATTTAGTGGCCAGCAAGATCGCTGCCGAGCGTCAGACAACAGCTGACTCTGCTATTGCAAATATCACCTGCag CAATTCCGTGAATATATATGTGGGCATTGGCATCCCTTGGCTAATTAACACAACGTATAATTACTTTGCGTACCATGAACCATTGAGGATCGAAAGTGCCGAGGGGCTTAGTTTTTCATTGCTTGTCTATTTCTGCACTTCAGTAGGTTGTATTTCAGTTCTGGTATTGAGGCGTCTTGTGTTTGGTGCTGAGCTTGGCGGACCTAGGCTTTGGGCATGGATTTCTTGTGGGTTTTTCATGTTTCTATGGCTTATTTTTGTTACTCTATCCTCCCTCAAAGTCTCCGGCCTCCTGTAA